A stretch of Desulfovibrio desulfuricans DSM 642 DNA encodes these proteins:
- the dsrB gene encoding dissimilatory-type sulfite reductase subunit beta: MAFISSGYNPAKPMEGRITDIGPHKYNEYFPPVIKNNFGKWLYHEILEPGVLVHVAESGDKCFTVRVGGTRTMSITHIRELCDIADKYCGGYLRWTTRNNIEFMVDSEAGMKALRDDLNSRKFDGGSFKFPVGGTGAGISNMVHTQGWVHCHTPATDASGPVKAVMDAVFEDFKSMRLPAPVRIALACCINMCGAVHCSDIGLVGIHRKPPMVDHEWADQLCEIPLAVSACPTAAVRPTKVEYNGNKVNSIAIKEDRCMYCGNCYTMCPALPISDGEGDGVAIMVGGKVSNRISMPKFSKVVVGYIPNEPPRWPSLTKTVKHIVEVYAANANKYERLGDWAERIGWETFFKMTGLEFTHHLIDDFRDPAYYTWRQSTQFKF; the protein is encoded by the coding sequence ATGGCTTTTATTTCTTCCGGGTACAATCCCGCAAAACCGATGGAAGGCCGCATTACTGACATCGGACCCCATAAGTATAATGAATACTTCCCGCCGGTGATCAAGAACAACTTCGGCAAGTGGCTCTATCACGAAATTCTGGAGCCCGGCGTGCTCGTGCACGTGGCCGAAAGCGGCGACAAGTGCTTTACCGTCCGCGTGGGCGGCACCCGTACCATGTCCATCACTCACATCCGTGAGCTGTGCGACATCGCCGACAAGTACTGTGGCGGCTACCTGCGCTGGACCACCCGTAACAACATTGAATTCATGGTGGACAGCGAAGCCGGCATGAAGGCCCTGCGCGACGACCTGAACAGCCGCAAGTTTGACGGTGGCTCGTTCAAGTTCCCCGTGGGCGGCACCGGCGCTGGCATCAGCAACATGGTGCACACTCAGGGTTGGGTGCACTGCCACACCCCCGCGACCGATGCTTCCGGCCCGGTCAAGGCCGTGATGGACGCCGTGTTTGAAGACTTCAAGTCCATGCGTCTGCCCGCCCCCGTGCGCATCGCGCTTGCCTGCTGCATCAACATGTGCGGCGCCGTGCACTGCTCGGACATCGGCCTTGTGGGTATCCACCGCAAGCCCCCGATGGTCGACCACGAATGGGCTGACCAGCTCTGCGAAATTCCTTTGGCTGTTTCTGCTTGCCCCACCGCCGCTGTGCGTCCCACCAAGGTGGAATACAACGGCAACAAGGTGAACTCCATCGCCATCAAGGAAGACCGCTGCATGTACTGCGGTAACTGCTACACCATGTGCCCCGCGCTGCCCATCTCGGACGGCGAAGGCGATGGCGTTGCCATCATGGTTGGCGGCAAGGTTTCCAACCGCATCAGCATGCCCAAGTTCTCCAAGGTCGTTGTGGGTTACATCCCCAACGAACCGCCCCGTTGGCCTTCGTTGACCAAGACCGTGAAGCACATCGTTGAAGTGTACGCGGCCAACGCCAACAAGTACGAACGTCTGGGCGACTGGGCTGAACGCATCGGCTGGGAAACCTTCTTCAAGATGACCGGCCTTGAATTCACCCACCACCTTATCGACGACTTCCGTGATCCCGCCTACTACACGTGGCGCCAGAGCACGCAGTTCAAGTTCTAG
- the dsrA gene encoding dissimilatory-type sulfite reductase subunit alpha — MAKHATPLLDQLESGPWPSFVSDIKQEAASRAQNPKGLDYQIPVDCPEDLLGVLELSYNEMETHWKHGGIVGVFGYGGGVIGRYCDQPEMFPGVAHFHTMRVAQPSGKYYHSKFLRDLCDIWDLRGSGLTNMHGSTGDIVLLGTQTAQLEEIFHELTHNMNVDLGGSGSNLRTPESCLGQSRCEYACYNTQDMCYTLTMDYQDELHRPAFPYKFKFKFDGCPNGCVCAMARSDFAVVGTWKDDIKIDQDAVKGYVGGEFAPNAGAHSGRDWGKFDIQKEVVDLCPSKCMKWDGSKLSIKTADCVRCMHCINTMPRALHIGDERGASILVGAKAPVVDGAQMGSLLVPFVSCEAPYDDVKEVIEKIWDWWMEEGKNRERVGETMKRLSFQKLLEVTDTPAAAYHVKEPRSNPYIFFKEEEVPGGWTRDLAAYRKRHQR; from the coding sequence ATGGCGAAACATGCAACCCCCTTGTTGGACCAGCTTGAAAGCGGCCCTTGGCCGAGCTTTGTGTCCGACATCAAACAGGAGGCGGCCTCTCGGGCCCAGAATCCCAAGGGTCTTGATTATCAGATCCCTGTGGACTGCCCTGAAGACCTTCTGGGTGTGCTTGAGCTTTCCTACAACGAAATGGAAACACACTGGAAGCACGGCGGCATCGTGGGTGTGTTCGGTTACGGCGGCGGCGTTATCGGCCGTTACTGCGACCAGCCCGAAATGTTCCCCGGCGTGGCGCACTTCCACACCATGCGTGTGGCCCAGCCTTCCGGCAAGTACTACCACAGCAAGTTCCTGCGCGACCTGTGCGATATTTGGGATCTGCGTGGTTCTGGTCTGACTAACATGCACGGTTCCACCGGCGATATCGTGCTGCTCGGTACCCAGACTGCCCAGCTGGAAGAAATCTTCCACGAACTGACCCACAACATGAATGTTGACCTGGGTGGTTCCGGCTCCAACCTGCGTACGCCCGAATCCTGCCTTGGCCAGTCGCGCTGCGAATATGCCTGCTACAACACGCAGGACATGTGCTACACGCTGACCATGGACTATCAGGACGAACTGCACCGTCCCGCCTTCCCCTACAAGTTCAAGTTCAAGTTCGACGGTTGCCCCAACGGCTGCGTGTGCGCCATGGCGCGTTCCGACTTTGCCGTTGTCGGTACCTGGAAGGACGACATCAAGATCGACCAGGACGCCGTGAAGGGCTACGTGGGCGGCGAATTCGCCCCCAACGCCGGCGCTCACTCCGGTCGCGACTGGGGCAAGTTCGACATCCAGAAGGAAGTCGTGGACCTGTGCCCCTCCAAGTGCATGAAGTGGGACGGCTCCAAGCTTTCCATCAAGACCGCCGACTGTGTGCGCTGCATGCACTGCATCAACACCATGCCCCGCGCGCTGCACATCGGTGACGAACGCGGCGCGAGCATCCTCGTGGGCGCCAAGGCCCCCGTGGTGGACGGCGCCCAGATGGGTTCGCTGCTCGTGCCCTTCGTTTCCTGTGAAGCCCCTTACGATGACGTGAAAGAAGTCATCGAAAAGATTTGGGACTGGTGGATGGAAGAAGGCAAGAACCGCGAGCGCGTGGGTGAAACCATGAAGCGCCTGTCGTTCCAGAAGCTGCTGGAAGTCACCGACACTCCCGCCGCTGCCTACCATGTGAAGGAACCGCGTTCCAACCCGTACATCTTCTTCAAGGAAGAAGAAGTGCCCGGCGGCTGGACCCGTGACCTCGCTGCTTACCGCAAACGCCATCAACGCTAG
- a CDS encoding septal ring lytic transglycosylase RlpA family protein: protein MCMTVRPLLIFLVALLCAALLSGCGSRSWRKGGVPGSRPYTVRGKTYYPLKSANGFVEEGTASWYGPGFHGKTTANGETYNQYAMTAAHKLLPLGTKVRVTHMGNGRSIIVRVNDRGPFVDDRVIDLSRAAASRLNILGPGTARVRIQSMGGVERMKEDGDLTGAFYVQVGAFADRVNADNLINILSQTGKRGRLIYGSNNMWNVQVGPWPDSFGAQQELDIFRAMYPGAFVVGDN from the coding sequence ATGTGCATGACGGTCAGACCGCTTCTTATTTTTCTTGTTGCCCTGCTTTGCGCCGCGCTCCTGAGCGGCTGTGGTTCGCGCTCCTGGCGCAAGGGCGGGGTTCCCGGCAGCCGCCCTTATACTGTGCGCGGCAAGACCTACTATCCCCTCAAGTCAGCCAATGGTTTTGTGGAAGAAGGCACGGCCTCATGGTACGGGCCAGGTTTCCACGGCAAAACCACGGCCAATGGCGAGACCTACAACCAGTACGCCATGACGGCGGCCCACAAACTGCTGCCCCTGGGCACCAAGGTGCGCGTCACCCACATGGGCAACGGGCGCTCCATCATTGTGCGCGTCAACGACCGTGGGCCTTTTGTGGATGACCGCGTCATTGACCTCTCCCGCGCTGCGGCCAGCCGCCTGAACATCCTTGGCCCCGGAACGGCGCGCGTGCGCATTCAGAGCATGGGCGGCGTTGAACGCATGAAAGAAGACGGCGACCTTACCGGGGCTTTTTATGTTCAGGTGGGGGCATTTGCCGACAGGGTGAACGCCGACAACCTCATCAACATCCTTTCCCAGACCGGCAAACGAGGACGCCTCATTTACGGCAGCAACAACATGTGGAATGTGCAGGTGGGGCCGTGGCCCGATTCTTTCGGGGCGCAGCAAGAGCTTGATATTTTCCGCGCCATGTATCCCGGCGCTTTTGTAGTGGGTGACAATTAG
- a CDS encoding NAD-dependent epimerase/dehydratase family protein: MSAYSDLTKSMTAQPSRWLITGVAGFIGSNLLEHLLKLGQTVVGLDNFLTGYQKNLDMVRDIVGPEAWSRFTFIEGDIRDIDTCHAACKGVQHVLHEAALGSVPRSIDDPLLSNSCNITGYLHMLVAARDAGVKSFVYAASSSTYGDSPELPKVEDKIGSPLSPYAVTKYVDELYADVFNRCYGFSSVGLRYFNVFGQRQDPYGAYAAVIPQWFASLIKKETVFVNGDGETSRDFCYIDNVVQANLLASFAQGEATNKIYNVAFGQRTTLNELFDLIKEEVARHKPEVMSAECAHRDFRAGDVRHSLADISRAEKLLGYGPQFDVRQGLRLAGDWYAANL, encoded by the coding sequence ATGAGCGCGTATTCCGATCTTACCAAGTCCATGACTGCCCAGCCTTCGCGTTGGCTTATCACCGGCGTTGCGGGCTTTATTGGCTCCAACCTGCTGGAACATCTGCTGAAACTTGGGCAGACCGTGGTTGGTCTGGACAACTTTCTTACCGGCTACCAGAAAAATCTGGACATGGTGCGCGACATCGTTGGCCCAGAAGCGTGGAGTCGGTTTACCTTCATCGAAGGCGATATTCGCGATATCGACACCTGCCACGCCGCCTGCAAGGGCGTGCAGCATGTTCTGCACGAAGCGGCCCTTGGTTCTGTGCCGCGTTCCATTGACGACCCGCTGTTGTCCAACAGCTGCAATATCACCGGCTATCTGCACATGCTTGTGGCTGCGCGCGATGCGGGCGTGAAGAGCTTTGTGTACGCCGCTTCTTCCTCCACCTACGGCGATTCGCCCGAACTGCCCAAGGTGGAAGACAAGATCGGCAGCCCGCTTTCCCCTTACGCTGTCACCAAGTACGTGGACGAACTGTATGCGGACGTGTTCAACCGCTGCTACGGGTTCTCAAGTGTTGGCCTGCGGTATTTCAACGTGTTCGGCCAGCGCCAGGATCCTTACGGCGCGTATGCCGCCGTTATTCCCCAGTGGTTCGCCAGCCTTATCAAGAAGGAAACCGTTTTTGTGAACGGCGATGGCGAAACCAGCCGTGACTTCTGCTATATCGACAACGTTGTGCAGGCCAATTTGCTTGCCAGCTTTGCCCAGGGCGAAGCCACCAACAAGATTTACAACGTGGCCTTTGGCCAGCGTACCACACTGAATGAGCTTTTTGATCTCATCAAGGAAGAAGTGGCCCGCCACAAGCCCGAAGTCATGAGCGCCGAGTGTGCGCATCGCGACTTCCGCGCTGGCGATGTGCGTCACTCCCTTGCCGATATCAGCCGCGCAGAAAAACTGCTGGGCTACGGTCCCCAGTTTGACGTGCGCCAGGGCCTGCGCCTTGCGGGCGACTGGTACGCAGCCAACCTGTAG
- a CDS encoding glycosyltransferase family 4 protein — protein MKIIVLGNQTKAMSNFWSVLIRHMRKAGHEVVCCAPPGDADAEAALAAQGARLRHYSLDRKGLNPLSDLRTTRELFSLFRDEKPDLLFASTIKPVIYGCMAARAAGIPHVYATITGLGYAFEADTFFKKCVNRLGRLLYRVALSGAEGVFFQNQDDIKVFRQSGILGRNARVLTARGTGVDTKRFAPSPLPGYSADGRLSGSPLFLLVARLLEAKGLPEYAEAARLLKARYPDARFQVLGPPEKGLGSVSMEQMDAWQKQGCIEYLGETPDVRPYVAAAHVLVLPSWREGTPTSIMEGMSMGRPAVVTDAPGCREVVRDGVNGYLVPVRNPQALAGAMESFITSPESIARMGQAGHELALSEFDAEKVAARILEDMRVPAIEDTL, from the coding sequence ATGAAGATCATTGTTCTGGGCAACCAGACCAAAGCCATGAGCAACTTCTGGAGCGTGTTGATCCGGCACATGCGCAAGGCCGGGCACGAGGTGGTTTGCTGCGCCCCGCCAGGCGATGCCGATGCTGAAGCAGCACTGGCCGCTCAGGGTGCGCGCCTGCGCCACTATTCGCTGGACAGAAAGGGGCTGAACCCCCTGAGCGACCTGCGCACCACGCGGGAGCTGTTCAGCCTTTTCAGGGACGAAAAGCCAGACCTGCTTTTTGCCTCCACCATCAAGCCTGTCATTTACGGCTGCATGGCGGCAAGGGCTGCTGGGATTCCCCACGTTTATGCCACCATCACCGGCCTTGGTTATGCCTTTGAGGCTGATACCTTCTTCAAGAAATGCGTCAACCGCCTGGGCCGCCTGCTATACCGAGTGGCGCTTTCGGGCGCGGAAGGCGTTTTTTTTCAGAATCAGGACGACATAAAGGTTTTCCGCCAGTCGGGCATCCTCGGCCGCAACGCGCGGGTGCTTACCGCGCGCGGCACCGGGGTGGATACAAAGCGCTTTGCCCCCAGCCCCTTGCCCGGCTATTCCGCCGATGGCCGCCTCAGTGGGTCGCCCCTTTTTCTGCTGGTGGCGCGCCTGCTTGAAGCCAAGGGCTTGCCGGAATATGCCGAAGCCGCACGCCTGCTCAAGGCCCGATACCCTGATGCCCGCTTTCAGGTGCTCGGCCCGCCGGAAAAAGGCCTCGGCAGCGTGAGCATGGAACAGATGGATGCGTGGCAGAAACAGGGCTGCATAGAATACCTTGGGGAAACACCCGATGTGCGCCCCTATGTGGCTGCGGCTCATGTGCTTGTGCTGCCTTCGTGGCGCGAGGGAACACCGACCTCCATTATGGAAGGCATGAGCATGGGTCGCCCCGCTGTAGTCACGGATGCCCCCGGCTGCCGCGAAGTTGTGCGCGATGGCGTCAACGGCTATCTTGTGCCGGTGCGCAATCCGCAGGCGCTGGCAGGTGCCATGGAATCCTTCATCACCAGCCCTGAAAGCATTGCCCGCATGGGGCAGGCCGGGCACGAACTGGCCCTGAGTGAATTTGACGCCGAAAAAGTGGCCGCGCGCATTCTTGAAGACATGCGCGTGCCCGCCATTGAGGATACCCTATGA
- a CDS encoding sugar transferase, whose protein sequence is MISTYRMAMLQVLDLVCILLALSITGFLTVESDLSIFHDYTGATLFTIFFYMLFFYILDAYSVGNEDFKETVGRVLVACLLGIISSATASYAFQHWRFDRETVAMLFALSLAFSLGWRWIYHLNAERLTHPLRILLVGVDRAGKVRQLLAEGLPKAEILGYVGERDQGPDAGPCLGAPFMALDIAKEKQATMILLLPDAPIDDDIAHDLLEAKLRGSMVVDIRSFYEHVVQRLPLSQINDEWLLQTEGFSLNTRGSLRRLKRALDVLISLLLLIPAAPIMLLTALVVRLESPGPVIYKQDRVGLFEKEFTVYKFRSMRADAEKNGAVWASAHDARVTKFGKFIRKVRIDELPQIWNILKGDMSFIGPRPERMAFVTKLKETIPYYSLRHTVKPGLTGWAQVCYPYGASEDDARRKLEYDLYYIKNMSILLDINIVFKTVGVVLFPKGAR, encoded by the coding sequence ATGATAAGCACATACCGCATGGCCATGCTGCAGGTTCTGGATCTCGTCTGCATTTTGCTGGCACTCAGCATTACCGGCTTTCTGACGGTCGAATCCGATCTGAGCATTTTCCACGACTATACGGGCGCTACGCTCTTTACCATCTTCTTTTACATGCTCTTTTTTTACATCCTTGATGCGTACAGCGTTGGCAACGAGGACTTCAAGGAGACCGTGGGGCGTGTGCTGGTAGCCTGCCTGCTTGGCATCATTTCTTCGGCCACCGCTTCTTACGCCTTTCAGCACTGGCGTTTTGACCGCGAAACCGTGGCCATGCTTTTTGCTCTTTCGCTGGCCTTTTCTCTGGGCTGGCGCTGGATTTATCACCTCAATGCCGAAAGGCTCACCCATCCCCTGCGCATTTTGCTGGTGGGGGTGGACCGCGCAGGCAAGGTGCGCCAGTTGCTGGCAGAGGGGCTGCCCAAGGCCGAGATTCTTGGCTATGTGGGCGAACGCGATCAGGGGCCTGATGCCGGGCCGTGCCTTGGCGCACCCTTCATGGCTCTGGACATTGCCAAAGAAAAACAGGCAACCATGATCCTGCTGCTGCCCGATGCGCCCATTGACGACGACATCGCCCATGATCTGCTGGAAGCGAAGCTGCGCGGCAGCATGGTGGTGGATATCCGCAGTTTTTATGAGCATGTGGTGCAGCGCCTGCCGCTCTCGCAGATCAACGATGAGTGGCTGTTGCAGACTGAAGGCTTTTCGCTGAACACGCGCGGCTCGTTACGCAGGCTCAAGCGCGCCCTCGATGTGCTGATCTCGCTGCTCCTGCTCATTCCCGCAGCGCCCATCATGCTGCTGACCGCCCTTGTGGTGCGGCTGGAATCGCCCGGCCCGGTCATTTACAAACAGGATCGCGTTGGCCTTTTTGAAAAGGAATTTACGGTCTACAAGTTCCGCTCCATGCGCGCAGATGCTGAAAAGAACGGAGCCGTATGGGCCAGCGCCCACGACGCGCGCGTGACAAAGTTCGGCAAGTTCATCCGCAAGGTGCGCATAGACGAACTGCCCCAGATATGGAACATCCTGAAAGGGGACATGAGCTTTATCGGCCCGCGCCCCGAGCGCATGGCCTTTGTGACCAAGCTCAAGGAAACCATACCCTACTACAGCCTGCGGCATACGGTTAAGCCGGGCCTCACCGGCTGGGCGCAGGTGTGCTATCCATACGGCGCGTCAGAAGATGATGCCCGCCGTAAACTGGAATATGACCTGTACTACATCAAGAACATGTCCATTCTGCTGGACATAAATATCGTGTTCAAGACGGTCGGCGTTGTGCTCTTCCCCAAGGGAGCGCGCTAG
- a CDS encoding EAL domain-containing protein — protein sequence MRIKQLSFIVCAAIVGLFVLISYVTSELVVVRGVDAIESNSSAEKMKQLRNHIHAQETQLSHIAVDWACWDDAYRFMQDNNDEFVRTNLRQKMLAKLNLSSIAYVSRDAANVHMVEDDADWRKPEHTAEVQRLYGQLVNRLDGSSEEGLAGVMVIGSVPHIVAAQKIRDTGMLLPANGVVFMTRAIDADFIKDVEHDTLLRFTVLPVEAFTSLPVAADDLNAFKIVREDGSINSYSVVRDLFDCAAFCLRLVTGREIAQLGKRMFLQNFILIVVTGMGMLIAFLVFTEKQILRRILSMQRQAQHIEKSSEPLKKIDIHGDDEIFDLSQKINSMIDALQSNEKFLQQTLDTLQAGVITIEPGSLKVRSINAFAQQFIGLPANEIVGRPCHEFICPGGVDLCPMSKGNPKGELLAGQLTSVDGTMKTIVKSVRAIEMKGEEIFLESFVDITDLETTRKELQRSEERYKTLFMNTGTATAVISSTGLIFLTNTEFSNLVGMPPDEIEGKLFITRFLGKGEGHSPLSFGSSATRGSEKYEAEIRSSTGKTINVLVTRAKVPESGLSVISLLDISERSAMERELAYRANHDLLTGLANKALVATRLMAAMQEVHESGGMVGVLLIDLDRFKQVNDSFGHSLGDKLLRQAAERLTYLARQDDCVARTGGDEFVIVVGKAQGKVQLEALASNVLHSLNRCFYVDEYSIYLSASIGIACYPGDGTTVEALMQSADLAMYRAKAKGKNTHTFFTEDLTVAANDRMALETELFRAMDSAAFEVHYQPKIDIANGAVAGCEALVRWKRADGTWIPPSVFIPLAEEIGLVRRLDMYVLRKACRQQREWKEQGLGNVHMSVNMSGRSIIAETFVDDVLDVLGREDVRPGHLGMEITETAFMSNMAEASRAIAALSEQGIQIYLDDFGTGYSSLYYLHTMPIASLKIDKSFIDGINAPFNASNELVKTVLTLASGLGMSTVAEGVETREQIDFLANNGCGIIQGYIFSQALSGSDFATYLKSSAASIAAVMA from the coding sequence ATGCGTATAAAACAGCTTTCCTTTATTGTGTGCGCCGCCATAGTCGGGCTGTTCGTGCTTATTTCCTACGTCACGTCCGAGCTTGTGGTGGTGCGCGGCGTTGACGCCATTGAGAGCAACAGTTCCGCCGAAAAAATGAAGCAGTTGCGCAACCACATTCATGCGCAGGAAACACAGCTAAGCCATATCGCAGTGGACTGGGCATGCTGGGATGACGCCTACCGGTTCATGCAGGACAATAATGATGAGTTTGTACGAACCAACCTGCGGCAGAAGATGCTGGCAAAGTTGAATTTGTCGTCCATTGCCTATGTCAGCAGAGATGCAGCAAACGTACATATGGTTGAAGACGATGCGGACTGGCGCAAGCCTGAGCATACAGCCGAGGTGCAACGCCTTTACGGGCAACTGGTCAACAGGCTTGATGGCAGTTCGGAAGAAGGTCTTGCAGGGGTCATGGTGATTGGCTCTGTGCCGCACATTGTTGCGGCACAGAAAATACGCGATACGGGCATGCTGCTGCCCGCCAACGGTGTGGTTTTCATGACCCGCGCCATTGATGCGGATTTTATAAAGGACGTGGAACACGATACCCTGCTGCGTTTTACGGTGCTGCCGGTGGAAGCGTTCACCAGTCTGCCCGTGGCTGCGGATGATCTGAACGCCTTCAAAATTGTGCGCGAAGACGGCAGCATCAATTCATATTCAGTGGTGCGCGATCTTTTTGATTGTGCGGCGTTTTGCCTGCGGCTTGTGACAGGCCGGGAAATTGCCCAGCTTGGCAAGCGCATGTTTTTGCAGAATTTTATTCTGATTGTCGTCACAGGTATGGGTATGCTGATTGCATTCCTGGTGTTTACAGAAAAGCAGATACTCAGGCGCATTCTCTCCATGCAGCGGCAGGCGCAGCATATTGAAAAAAGCAGCGAGCCACTGAAAAAGATTGATATTCATGGTGATGACGAAATATTTGACCTCTCCCAGAAGATCAACAGCATGATTGACGCCCTGCAATCCAACGAAAAGTTTTTGCAACAGACGCTGGATACTCTTCAGGCAGGCGTAATCACCATTGAACCGGGCAGCCTGAAAGTGCGCAGCATCAATGCTTTTGCGCAACAGTTCATCGGCCTGCCTGCCAATGAAATTGTGGGCAGGCCCTGCCATGAATTTATCTGCCCCGGCGGGGTGGACCTCTGCCCCATGAGCAAGGGCAATCCCAAGGGCGAGCTGCTCGCAGGCCAGCTGACGTCTGTGGACGGCACCATGAAGACCATCGTGAAATCCGTGCGCGCCATTGAGATGAAGGGCGAAGAGATTTTTCTGGAATCGTTTGTGGACATAACGGATCTGGAAACAACGCGTAAGGAGCTGCAACGCTCGGAAGAGCGGTACAAGACCTTGTTCATGAACACCGGCACGGCGACGGCGGTTATTAGCAGCACTGGGCTGATATTTTTGACAAATACTGAATTTTCCAACCTTGTGGGCATGCCCCCGGATGAGATTGAAGGAAAGCTCTTCATAACCAGATTCCTGGGTAAGGGCGAAGGGCATTCGCCGCTGTCGTTCGGCTCTTCTGCAACACGGGGCAGTGAAAAATACGAAGCAGAAATCCGGAGCAGCACGGGAAAAACCATCAATGTGCTGGTAACCCGGGCAAAAGTTCCTGAAAGCGGCCTGTCCGTCATTTCCCTGCTGGATATTTCGGAACGCTCGGCAATGGAGAGGGAACTGGCCTACAGGGCCAACCATGACCTGCTCACGGGGCTTGCCAACAAGGCTCTGGTGGCAACGCGGCTCATGGCCGCCATGCAAGAAGTGCATGAATCCGGGGGCATGGTGGGCGTGCTGCTCATCGACCTTGACCGCTTCAAGCAGGTGAACGACAGCTTCGGGCATTCGCTGGGCGACAAACTTTTACGGCAGGCTGCGGAGCGTCTGACGTATCTGGCCCGGCAGGATGACTGCGTGGCGCGTACCGGCGGCGATGAATTTGTCATTGTGGTGGGCAAGGCGCAGGGGAAGGTCCAGCTTGAGGCCCTGGCAAGCAATGTGCTGCATTCGTTGAACCGCTGTTTTTATGTGGACGAATATTCCATCTATCTTAGCGCAAGTATTGGCATTGCCTGCTATCCCGGCGACGGCACTACAGTGGAAGCGCTGATGCAAAGCGCCGACCTTGCCATGTACAGAGCCAAGGCCAAGGGCAAGAACACGCATACGTTTTTTACAGAAGACCTCACGGTGGCGGCCAACGACCGCATGGCGCTGGAAACGGAGCTTTTTCGCGCCATGGACAGTGCTGCCTTTGAGGTGCACTACCAGCCCAAGATTGATATTGCCAACGGCGCAGTTGCAGGCTGTGAAGCTCTGGTGCGCTGGAAGCGCGCTGACGGCACGTGGATTCCTCCCTCTGTGTTTATCCCCCTGGCTGAAGAGATAGGGCTTGTGCGTCGGCTCGACATGTACGTGCTGCGCAAGGCGTGCCGGCAGCAGAGGGAATGGAAGGAGCAGGGGCTTGGGAATGTCCATATGTCTGTGAACATGTCCGGGCGCAGCATCATTGCTGAAACATTTGTGGATGATGTGCTGGACGTGCTGGGCCGGGAAGATGTGCGCCCCGGGCACCTGGGCATGGAAATCACCGAGACCGCCTTTATGTCCAATATGGCGGAGGCGTCCCGGGCCATTGCGGCATTGAGCGAGCAGGGAATACAGATATATCTGGATGACTTTGGAACCGGGTATTCATCGCTGTACTATCTGCATACCATGCCCATCGCCAGCCTGAAAATCGACAAGTCGTTCATTGACGGTATCAACGCGCCGTTCAACGCTTCCAATGAACTTGTTAAAACCGTGCTGACCCTCGCCTCCGGCCTTGGTATGTCAACAGTGGCAGAAGGCGTTGAAACACGGGAACAGATTGATTTTCTGGCAAATAATGGCTGCGGCATCATTCAGGGCTATATCTTTTCCCAGGCGCTCAGCGGCAGCGATTTTGCAACCTATCTGAAAAGTTCTGCCGCTAGCATTGCGGCGGTAATGGCTTAA
- a CDS encoding (deoxy)nucleoside triphosphate pyrophosphohydrolase — protein MQHIEVAAGIIWRGKRFLASQRLSDKPLEGYWEFPGGKLEAGESPEDALKRELAEELGVGVRQAVFWKSLDHEYVERGFSVRLYFFHVTEFVGEPCGEEGQNLRWVEPQEAFALGFLPADAAVLEELIARQPSIL, from the coding sequence ATGCAACATATAGAAGTAGCTGCGGGCATCATCTGGCGGGGCAAGAGGTTTCTGGCCAGCCAGCGCCTTAGCGACAAGCCTCTTGAAGGATACTGGGAGTTTCCCGGCGGCAAGCTCGAAGCCGGAGAAAGCCCGGAAGACGCCCTCAAACGCGAACTGGCTGAAGAGCTGGGCGTGGGCGTGCGTCAGGCCGTGTTCTGGAAAAGCCTTGACCATGAATATGTGGAGCGCGGCTTCAGCGTGCGGCTGTATTTTTTTCATGTCACCGAATTCGTGGGCGAACCCTGCGGCGAAGAAGGGCAAAACCTGCGATGGGTTGAGCCGCAGGAAGCCTTTGCCCTCGGATTTTTGCCTGCCGATGCCGCGGTGCTTGAAGAACTCATAGCGAGGCAACCGAGCATTCTTTGA